Proteins encoded in a region of the Flavobacterium sp. PMTSA4 genome:
- the secE gene encoding preprotein translocase subunit SecE gives MGKVLNYINESFEELKSNVSWTPWSEVQRYTIIVAVFSVVFALATWGVDEMFAKSIATLFNWINS, from the coding sequence ATGGGAAAAGTTTTAAATTACATAAACGAATCTTTTGAGGAATTAAAATCAAATGTGTCTTGGACTCCATGGTCTGAAGTACAGCGTTATACAATTATTGTTGCTGTATTTTCAGTTGTGTTTGCTCTTGCTACATGGGGTGTTGATGAGATGTTTGCTAAATCTATTGCAACTCTTTTTAATTGGATAAATTCATAA
- the rplA gene encoding 50S ribosomal protein L1 yields MAKLTKKQKEAASKIERNKLYSLKDASSLLKVVASAKFDESVDIAVRLGVDPRKANQMVRGVVTLPHGTGKDTKVLALVTPDKEEEAKAAGADYVGLDDYLQKIKDGWTDVDVIITMPAIMGKLGPLGRVLGPRGLMPNPKTGTVTMEIGKAVAEVKAGKIDFKVDKTGIVHAGIGRISFDADKIVDNAHEIIQTLIKLKPTAAKGTYIKSIYLSSTMSPAIALDPKAV; encoded by the coding sequence ATGGCAAAATTGACAAAAAAACAAAAAGAAGCTGCTTCAAAAATTGAAAGAAACAAATTATATTCATTAAAAGATGCTTCATCTTTATTGAAAGTAGTTGCTTCTGCAAAATTTGATGAATCAGTTGACATTGCTGTTCGTTTAGGAGTAGATCCAAGAAAAGCAAATCAAATGGTAAGAGGTGTAGTTACACTTCCACATGGTACTGGAAAAGACACTAAAGTTTTAGCTTTAGTTACTCCAGATAAAGAAGAAGAAGCAAAAGCTGCTGGCGCTGACTATGTAGGATTAGACGATTACCTTCAAAAAATTAAAGATGGTTGGACTGATGTTGATGTAATTATCACTATGCCTGCTATCATGGGTAAATTAGGTCCACTAGGACGTGTTTTAGGTCCTAGAGGTTTAATGCCAAACCCTAAAACTGGAACTGTAACTATGGAAATTGGTAAAGCAGTTGCTGAAGTAAAAGCTGGTAAAATAGATTTTAAAGTGGATAAAACAGGTATTGTTCATGCAGGAATTGGAAGAATTTCTTTTGATGCAGACAAAATTGTTGATAACGCTCATGAAATTATTCAAACATTAATTAAATTAAAACCAACTGCAGCTAAAGGTACTTACATTAAGTCTATTTACTTATCAAGTACTATGAGTCCTGCTATTGCTT
- the rplK gene encoding 50S ribosomal protein L11 — MAKEISKVVKLQVKGGAANPSPPVGPALGAAGVNIMEFCKQFNARTQDQPGKVLPVQITVYKDKSFDFVVKTPPAAIQLLDAAKLKSGSGQPNRKKVANVTWDQIKAIAEDKMVDLNAFTIESAMSMIAGTARSMGITVTGDSPLK, encoded by the coding sequence ATGGCTAAAGAAATTAGTAAAGTAGTTAAACTACAAGTTAAGGGAGGTGCTGCGAACCCGTCGCCACCGGTTGGACCTGCTTTGGGAGCTGCTGGAGTTAATATCATGGAGTTCTGTAAGCAATTTAATGCTAGAACACAAGATCAACCCGGCAAAGTGTTACCAGTACAAATTACTGTGTACAAAGACAAATCTTTCGATTTTGTTGTAAAAACTCCACCTGCTGCTATTCAATTGTTGGATGCTGCTAAATTAAAATCTGGTTCAGGTCAGCCTAATAGAAAAAAAGTTGCTAATGTAACTTGGGATCAAATTAAGGCTATCGCTGAAGACAAGATGGTTGATTTAAATGCATTTACAATAGAATCAGCTATGAGCATGATTGCTGGAACAGCTAGATCTATGGGTATAACTGTAACTGGAGATTCTCCTCTAAAATAA
- the nusG gene encoding transcription termination/antitermination protein NusG: MPEVNTKKWYVVRAVSGQENKVKAYIETEINRLGMSDYVSQVLVPTEKVVQVREGKKISKEKVYFPGYVMVEANLMGEIPHIIKSITGVIGFLGEVKGGNPVPLRTSEVNRMLGKVDELSITTDTQNIPFNIGETIKVIDGPFNGFNGTIEKINEEKRKLEVMVKIFGRKTPLELSFMQVEKV; the protein is encoded by the coding sequence ATGCCTGAAGTTAATACAAAAAAATGGTACGTAGTTAGAGCTGTTAGTGGTCAAGAGAATAAGGTTAAAGCTTATATCGAGACCGAGATAAACAGACTTGGTATGTCGGACTATGTTTCTCAGGTTCTTGTTCCAACTGAAAAAGTTGTACAAGTAAGAGAAGGAAAGAAAATTTCTAAAGAGAAAGTTTATTTTCCTGGATATGTAATGGTTGAAGCAAATTTGATGGGAGAAATTCCACATATCATAAAATCAATTACAGGTGTAATTGGGTTTTTAGGTGAAGTCAAAGGTGGTAATCCAGTACCTTTAAGAACTTCAGAAGTTAATAGAATGTTAGGTAAGGTTGATGAGTTGTCTATAACTACTGACACACAGAACATACCATTTAATATTGGTGAAACAATAAAGGTCATCGATGGTCCTTTTAATGGTTTTAATGGAACTATCGAAAAAATCAACGAAGAAAAGCGTAAACTTGAGGTTATGGTTAAGATTTTCGGTAGAAAAACTCCACTAGAATTAAGTTTTATGCAAGTAGAAAAAGTATAA